The Thermoproteales archaeon nucleotide sequence TCTAAGGGTTTAGCGCTGATAGAACATGTAGAAAAATATGGCATCATGCCGGAAGTTAGAGTAGAAATATTAAAAGAGCGTAGATTACCGCGAATTATAAAATCAATCTTTAAATTGGTAATGTATACAATACCGGTCATATTTTTTGTCATAGGAATCGCTGGTCTAGTGGCACAAGCGGAGGTTAGGTTTTTATCAAGAATTATATGGTTTTTACTGTTTGCCTTTATTTCCGTAACATCATTTTTAATATTTAGGAAGGTTTTTAAATACTGACCCCCAAAAATTTCAGCGTATAGCTGATGTAAAACAGCAAGAATACTATTATGAATGCTCTATCCTTGCTCATTTCCTTGTAAATTGCTATAATAGCAGTTAAAAATCCTAAGGTGAAAACTTGCAGTAGCCTGTAGATGAGAGCTGAAACAAAAACTGAAAACATGTTCCCACCCATTACCATAAGGATTATCTGGTGGGTTAAAGGAAATATTAGCAATGGGGCGAGAGCTACAAGCGATGACAGGAAATATTCAGGACGTGATGTAAGATCGCTGCCCATTATTAAAGACACTATATCTATGAATAGAACTATAATAACCCAGCTAAAGAAGTTTTTAATGATTATAAACGAGGTTTTGTCGATTGAGAATATCCAGATTTTTATAGTTTCTACATTTGTAAGTTCGGAATACTCGAGTATGTCCAAGTGAAAATTAGTCATAAAAGCCATGTAAATAATCAATATTAGAGGTAGTATAGAAGATAGTAAAGCCAGTTTTAGGTTGTTATAAAAGTTTAAGAAAAAATTTTCGGGAAGCAATAGCGGGTCTATGTACCTGTGATAGAATCTATACACGAGATTTTTCTCTCTAAGAATGTAGTTTAAACGCCTCGACTCTTCTATCAAAACCTTATAAATTTTTTGTCCTTCCTCTGTCAAAGCATATTTTCTATTTTCATCCTGATATATGATACCTCTTAAATGGTCCAAGTTATAGTATAGATTCCCAAC carries:
- a CDS encoding ArsR family transcriptional regulator, whose protein sequence is MSEIEFDEKTLKIAGEKIRMEILKILNKKKTISINELSKIMGKHRSTINRHLLKLVEVGLVDRTEVVKGSFVYSLSSKGLALIEHVEKYGIMPEVRVEILKERRLPRIIKSIFKLVMYTIPVIFFVIGIAGLVAQAEVRFLSRIIWFLLFAFISVTSFLIFRKVFKY
- a CDS encoding helix-turn-helix transcriptional regulator, producing the protein MSPRRRKKAISSDQEESNVEKLYSILGNPHKRKIIALIGRKGQVSFTELRRSLKMSVGNLYYNLDHLRGIIYQDENRKYALTEEGQKIYKVLIEESRRLNYILREKNLVYRFYHRYIDPLLLPENFFLNFYNNLKLALLSSILPLILIIYMAFMTNFHLDILEYSELTNVETIKIWIFSIDKTSFIIIKNFFSWVIIVLFIDIVSLIMGSDLTSRPEYFLSSLVALAPLLIFPLTHQIILMVMGGNMFSVFVSALIYRLLQVFTLGFLTAIIAIYKEMSKDRAFIIVFLLFYISYTLKFLGVSI